The DNA region AGAATCATAATGGCCGAAAGTCTAAGGTTTTAGGAGGAAGGTTCGTCCGCTCCTAGTAAGCCGGGAGCTAAGGTGAGGCGGAAACGCGTAGCCGATGCACATACGGTGGAAATTCCGTAGCCTCCGAAGTATTTAAGCATGAGGACACTTTTGAAGCGAATAGCCGGGCGCTGGTTGCCCCGGTCGTAAGGGACTGCAATAGCGGGAAGTATTAGTGGAAAGAGGCGAGAAAAGTCATGTGTATATACAAGGAGCCCGTACCGCAAACCGACACAGGTAGACAGGAAGAGAATTCTAAGGCCAACGGGAGAAAGGTTGTTAAGGAACTCGGCAAGTTGACCCCGTAACTTCGGGAGAAGGGGTACTCAGAAATGAGTCGCAGAGAATAGGCCCAAGCGACTGTTTAGCAAAAACACAGCTCTATGCTAAATCGAAAGATGACGTATATGGGGTGACACCTGCCCGGTGCCGGAAGGTTAAGAGGAGGAGTGAGAGCTCTGAATTGAAGCCCCGGTAAACGGCGGCCGTAACTATAACGGTCCTAAGGTAGCGAAATTCCTTGTCAGGTAAGTTCTGACCCGCACGAATGGTGTAACGATTTGGGCACTGTCTCAACAACCTACCCGGCGAAATTGTAGTACCGGTGAAGATGCCGGTTACCTGCGACTAGACGGAAAGACCCCATGGAGCTTCACTGTAGCTTAATATTGGATTTCGGTATTTCATGTACAGGATAGGTGGGAGACTGGGAAACACGGACGTCAGTTTGTGTGGAGTCGCTGTTGGGATACCACTCTTGAAGTGCTGGAATTCTAACCTGTGACCATGAATCTGGTCAGGGGACAATGTTAGGTGGGCAGTTTGACTGGGGCGGTCGCCTCCTAAAAGGTAACGGAGGCGCTCAAAGGTTGGCTCAGTATGGATGGAAACCATACCAGAGAGTGTAAACGCAAAAGCCAGCCTGACTGCGAGACTGACGGGTCGAGCAGGAACGAAAGTTGGAGTTAGTGATCCGGCGGTATGTGAGTGGAAATGCCGTCGCTCAACGGATAAAAGCTACCCTGGGGATAACAGGCTGATCTCCCCCAAGAGTCCACATCGACGGGGAGGTTTGGCACCTCGATGTCGGCTCATCGCATCCTGGGGCTGAATTCGGTCCCAAGGGTTTGGCTGTTCGCCAATTAAAGCGGTACGCGAGCTGGGTTCAGAACGTCGTGAGACAGTTCGGTCCCTATCTGTCGTGGGCGAAGGATATTTGAAAGGAGCTGTCCCTAGTACGAGAGGACCGGGATGGACGCACCTCTGGTGCACCAGTTGTCACGCCAGTGGCACAGCTGGGCAGCTAAGTGCGGATCGGATAAACGCTGAAGGCATCTAAGCGTGAAGCCGGCCTTAAGATAAGATATCCCATCGAAAGAGTAAGACCCCTCAAAGACTAAGAGGTTGATAGGCTTAACGTGTAAGCATCGTGAGGTGTTAAGCGAGTGAGTACTAATCGGTCGAGGGCTTTTCCTAGAGTATCAGGGAAGTCTGTAGAGAAATCGTAGAAAGAAATCGGAATATTCAGTTTAAAGATAGTCGGTGTTAATGGCAAAGAGGTCCCACCTGTTCCCATTCCGAACACAGAAGTTAAGCTCTTTTACGTCGAAAATACTCGGTTGGCGACGACCCGGGAAGATAGATAGACGCCGGCACAAATATTCCTCCGTAGCTCAGTCGGTAGTAGCACCTGACTGTTAATCAGGGTGTCACTGGTTCAAGTCCAGTCGGGGGAGCCAGAAATGATCCGTACATCGTTTGGTGTACGGATTTTTTGTTATAAAAAATAATGCAGACAGGAGAGTGAAAAATGAAATATATCGTAACGGATCTTGAAGAACCTGATAATGGCTGTGAAGGTTTTATGCCGGGTGAGGAACCTATGGTGACTCTTACTCTGAAAGATGAAAACGGAAAAATCTCAAAGGTTCGTGTTCCTGATACTGAGGCATACAGGCTCGGCTGGGATACAGGCAGTGAGATAGACAGTGCGGAATTAAACAGTATCACGTCGTAAAATGATATAATCAAACAATAATCCGTTGTACAGATAGTTTTGACAAAGGAAAAAGGAATATGAAAAATTATAACAGACAAACTGCGGTCATAACCGGCCTTGCTGTGTTGCTGGCTGGTACAGCTATTATGTTTTCCTCATGTGCAGGACAGACTGTGGAAAACAGCGCTGTTTCCGAAACAAATCAGGGATCAGAGAAAGCTGAAGAACAGACAGAAAAGCTTCAGATCGAAACTGCTGATATTAAAGAACCGTTTGAAGCGGAGGAAATGAATTTTTCGGTAAAAAGCGGGTCGTATGATTCTCCGTTTTATCTTGAAATTACGGCTCCCGAAGGAATCACTGTATATTACACGCTTGACGGAAGTGAACCGGATACAGAAAGCATTAAGTATACTGAACCTGTTCTCATCACTGACAGATCAGATGAGCCTGCTGTTATGAGCAGACACACTGATATAGTTCCGCCGATGGATAAGGATTTTTACGCGGAACCTGATGTACAGAAGGAAAAAGCTACAGTATTAAGAGCGATGGCAGTAGATAAAAACGGAATACAGACAGGGATAGTTACTAATACATATTTTATCGGAAATGCGATCGGAGCTGAAAAGTATAAGGGACTTAAAATTATCTCACTCGTTACTGCTGAAGGTAATCTTTTTGATCATGAAAAGGGTATCTATGTTATGGGAAAGACCTATGACGACTGGAAAAAGAGCTCTGATTATGACCGTGATACATTTGAATGGGACATTCCGGCTAACTACAGGCAAAAAGGCAGAGACTGGGAACGTCCGGTTTCCATACAGTTTTTTGAAGACGGAAAGCTTGTGTGTTCTGAAGATGCGGGGATAAGGATACATGGAGGTGCTTCCAGATCATATCCGCAGAAAAGCTTCAATGTCTATTTCAGAAAGGACTACGGATCTTCAAAACTGGAATATGATCTGTTTTCAGGCAGTGTTAAGACTAAGTCCGGCGGTGAAACGGTAAATAAGTTTGATTCATTTATGCTTCGAAACGGAGGAAATGATGCAGAATATCTACGTTTCCGTGACAGTCTTATTCAGTCACTTGTAAGTCACCGTGATTTTCTTACCCAGGGAATGGAGCCTTGCATTGTTTATATAAACGGTGAGTTCTGGGGACAGTATGAAATAACTGAAAAGATGGATAATTCATATATAAGCACTCATTACGGTGTACCGAAAAATGAAGTGTGTATGATAAAAAAAGACATGCTTGAAGAGGGTTCGGAAGAAACATTTGCAGAATTTGAAGAACTTAAAGCCTGGGTCGGGAAGACAGATTTTTCTGATCAGAGTGCATACGAAGAACTTTGCAGACGTGTTGATATGAAGAGTTATATGGAATATATAAGTACTGAGATCTACATTGACAATTCCGACTGGGGCAGTGCAAATTCGGCATTGTGGAAGGCTGAAAAGACTGATGAAAGCAATCCTTACGCAGACGGAAAATGGCGTTTTATTCTGTTTGATACTGAGTACAGCACATCTATTTATCCGGATCAGACATATGCATCGAAAAACAGCTTTAAAACTCTTTTGGAGAGTAAGGGCTTTATAGGAAGGCTTTTCGATTCGGCGTTGAAAAACGATACCTTCAGAAAGGAATTTGAAAAGACTTTCATGGATATTGCAGAAAATGATTTTTCCGATGAACGTGTTAATGCTGCAGTTGAAAAGTATGAAAATGAATACCGTGATATTGCCGCAGATACAATATACAGGTTCTGGGGCTGTCAGTCCGGCATGCTGCCATATTACCACTATGCTGCGGATAATCAATCCCCGGGAGATGTCAGATCCAATTATGATGAGGCAATGGAAATGTTAAAGAGATTCTTTTCACGCCGCCGCGGACAGATAACAAAGCATCTTCAGAAATACGTGAACTGATGCGGAACAGAATATGAAAAAAAGTGAACGCCGGACTGACGTTCACTTTTTTTATTTATTGTTTTCCATAAACATTTTCTTGATGGTGAGAAATTCGCGTGTACGGATCATTAAGTTGTAAAGTGAGGCGCGGTTCTCGAATTCTTTACGTGATTCAGGCATTTTCTGATTTTTCATTTCAGTTATTACTTTATTGGTTTCTTCGAGAAGTCTGCTTACGTTATTGTATTCGTGGTACTCGTCCTTTATCTTTTTCAGCAGTTCTGACAGGATGTGCGCCTGTTCTGGAGTGGAATCCATTTCCTTGACTGATTTGTACATTTCATAAAGAATGGTGCACTGCTTTTGCCTCATATCAAGATAAAGAAGATCATAATTATCGTTGTTTATGAGTGAATTCTGCCGGTTTAGGACTGCGAGATCACGGGCTGATTTCATATATCCGTCAAGGCGCCTGAAGCAGTCTCCGGTGTAGTCGGATTTGTCGCTTACAAGTACACGGTCAGCCATACGGCCTATTATGGCTTTGATCTCATCGTCAACGGCTGTTCTGTACTCGGCCATCTTTTTGGTGTCTCTGTGCAGATAGAGGTTAAGCAGGAATCCGGTTCCGGCACCGATGAAAAGCAGCAGAAATTCGTTTATAACTATCTGCAGGTCAAAATGTTTTTCTGAAAGGATATGGGCGATAAGCACTGATACGGGGACAATGGCACTCTGTGCGCGTAACAGTCCGCATATCAGTATGAATACAAAAAGATAGACTGCAAATGCCGTAGTGGTATATCCGAGAAAACGAAAACTGATAAATGATGTTATTATTGCTGTGATAAATGAAATAAGCCGTTTCAGCGCAATCTCAGCAGTTTCCTTTTTAGTATTCTGAATACTGAGAACCGTAATAAGTCCCGCTGTCGCACTGTACTTTACTCCCAGTAGTGTTGAAATAACGAT from Ruminococcus sp. HUN007 includes:
- a CDS encoding CotH kinase family protein — encoded protein: MKNYNRQTAVITGLAVLLAGTAIMFSSCAGQTVENSAVSETNQGSEKAEEQTEKLQIETADIKEPFEAEEMNFSVKSGSYDSPFYLEITAPEGITVYYTLDGSEPDTESIKYTEPVLITDRSDEPAVMSRHTDIVPPMDKDFYAEPDVQKEKATVLRAMAVDKNGIQTGIVTNTYFIGNAIGAEKYKGLKIISLVTAEGNLFDHEKGIYVMGKTYDDWKKSSDYDRDTFEWDIPANYRQKGRDWERPVSIQFFEDGKLVCSEDAGIRIHGGASRSYPQKSFNVYFRKDYGSSKLEYDLFSGSVKTKSGGETVNKFDSFMLRNGGNDAEYLRFRDSLIQSLVSHRDFLTQGMEPCIVYINGEFWGQYEITEKMDNSYISTHYGVPKNEVCMIKKDMLEEGSEETFAEFEELKAWVGKTDFSDQSAYEELCRRVDMKSYMEYISTEIYIDNSDWGSANSALWKAEKTDESNPYADGKWRFILFDTEYSTSIYPDQTYASKNSFKTLLESKGFIGRLFDSALKNDTFRKEFEKTFMDIAENDFSDERVNAAVEKYENEYRDIAADTIYRFWGCQSGMLPYYHYAADNQSPGDVRSNYDEAMEMLKRFFSRRRGQITKHLQKYVN
- a CDS encoding aromatic acid exporter family protein, giving the protein MPKISKSAVFNAAKISAGCAAAIVISTLLGVKYSATAGLITVLSIQNTKKETAEIALKRLISFITAIITSFISFRFLGYTTTAFAVYLFVFILICGLLRAQSAIVPVSVLIAHILSEKHFDLQIVINEFLLLFIGAGTGFLLNLYLHRDTKKMAEYRTAVDDEIKAIIGRMADRVLVSDKSDYTGDCFRRLDGYMKSARDLAVLNRQNSLINNDNYDLLYLDMRQKQCTILYEMYKSVKEMDSTPEQAHILSELLKKIKDEYHEYNNVSRLLEETNKVITEMKNQKMPESRKEFENRASLYNLMIRTREFLTIKKMFMENNK